Proteins encoded within one genomic window of Sphaerotilus montanus:
- a CDS encoding indolepyruvate ferredoxin oxidoreductase family protein, whose amino-acid sequence MQTAPALRTDYRLSDNLWATAGTVFLTGTQALIRLMAMQQALDTQRGLHTAGFISGYRGSPLGMVDQQVWKAQPRLDELGIRFLPAINEELAATAVLGTQRVESDPQRTVEGVFALWYGKGPGVDRAGDALKHGNAYGSSPHGGVLVVAGDDHGCVSSSTPHQSDQAFQAWSVPTVSPATVAEMLEFGLYGWALSRFSGAWVGFTALSEVVESGTTVDLDPLAQRVSAWQDADTVRARTGYTPPADGLHYRWPDLPSLTIEARLHAKLDAVRAFARVNPIDRTVIASERATFGIVTAGKAHVDLMEVFRRLDLSPDDLAAAGLRLYKVGLTFPVEPTRLTDFAAGLREILVIEEKGPVVETQLRELFYNAPADQRPTLLGKRDAAGQPLVSALGELRPSRLIALVAAWVAARFPALDRRHLVVDFTLPALLHNDADGVRRAPYFCAGCPHNTSTKVPDGSRAQAGIGCHFMATWMNRETEGLIQMGGEGVDWVSHAMFTREPHVFQNLGDGTYYHSGYLAIRQAVAAKATLTYKILFNDAVAMTGGQPVDGVTSVDRIARQVEAEGVRQVVVLSDDITKYDGQHAQFPPGTTFHDRSELDAVQRRLREVPGVTVLIYEQTCAAEKRRRRKKKELVDPPKRLFIHQAVCEGCGDCTVQSNCVAVLPEETPFGRKRRIDQSSCNKDYACAKGFCPSFVGVVGGRLKKHVGALVGAAGADSPFRRRIDALPLPAAHVWAAPYDLLVTGVGGTGVVTVGALIAMAAHLEGKAASVLDFMGFAQKGGAVLSFVRLADRPERLHQVRIDAQQADALLACDLVVGASADALQTVRHGRTRVLANTHETPVAESLRNPDASLQAPLLLQKIEHAAGAGQVRTLDAQRLAEDFLGDAIVSNIVALGFAWQAGLVPVSLAAMQRAIELNGVAVENNQNAFALGRLAAADPAACRALLGGLGGLAGDASAEQTPAVEPLDALIARGVAHLTGYQNAVWAQRWRALVDEVRTAESAAFTPPSRHSRESGNPRTASTVSDSVGARLREHDGADASASASASASAALPLTRAVATQFLRLMAYKDEYEVARLYTDPAFRRSLDAQFEGDFQLEFHMAPPLLARPKDGQPPRKLRLGAWLLPAMRWLAKGKALRGTVFDPFGRTDERRTERELIGRYEARVRELLAALAVDASPRRRALAVQIASVPHTVRGFGHVKLANLALAQVREAELLHRFDPAAYPPPAGAGVPVAGQFKGIRVETL is encoded by the coding sequence ATGCAAACCGCCCCAGCCCTGCGCACCGACTACCGCCTGTCCGACAACCTGTGGGCCACCGCGGGCACGGTCTTCCTCACCGGCACGCAGGCGCTGATCCGCCTGATGGCGATGCAGCAAGCGCTCGACACGCAGCGCGGCCTGCACACCGCCGGCTTCATCAGCGGCTACCGCGGCTCGCCGCTCGGCATGGTCGATCAGCAGGTGTGGAAGGCGCAGCCACGGCTCGACGAACTCGGCATCCGCTTCCTGCCCGCGATCAACGAGGAGCTGGCCGCCACCGCCGTGCTCGGCACCCAGCGCGTCGAATCCGACCCGCAGCGCACGGTCGAAGGCGTGTTCGCACTCTGGTATGGCAAGGGGCCGGGCGTGGACCGCGCGGGCGACGCGCTCAAGCACGGCAACGCCTACGGCTCGTCCCCGCACGGCGGCGTGCTCGTCGTCGCGGGCGATGACCACGGCTGCGTGTCGTCCTCGACGCCGCACCAGAGCGACCAGGCGTTCCAGGCGTGGAGCGTGCCGACCGTGTCGCCCGCGACGGTGGCGGAGATGCTGGAGTTCGGGCTCTACGGCTGGGCGCTGTCGCGGTTCTCGGGCGCGTGGGTCGGGTTCACGGCGCTGTCGGAGGTGGTCGAAAGTGGCACCACCGTCGACCTCGACCCGCTCGCGCAGCGCGTGTCCGCCTGGCAGGACGCCGACACCGTGCGCGCCCGCACCGGCTACACGCCCCCCGCCGACGGGCTGCACTACCGCTGGCCCGACCTGCCCTCGCTGACCATCGAGGCGCGGCTGCACGCCAAGCTCGACGCGGTGCGTGCCTTCGCCCGCGTCAACCCGATCGACCGCACGGTGATCGCGTCCGAGCGCGCCACGTTCGGCATCGTCACCGCGGGCAAGGCGCACGTCGACCTGATGGAGGTCTTCCGCCGGCTCGACCTGTCGCCGGACGACCTCGCCGCGGCCGGTCTGCGGCTCTACAAGGTGGGGCTGACGTTCCCCGTGGAGCCGACGCGGCTGACCGACTTCGCGGCTGGGCTGCGCGAGATCCTCGTCATCGAGGAAAAGGGGCCGGTGGTGGAGACGCAGTTGCGCGAGCTGTTCTACAACGCCCCCGCCGACCAGCGCCCCACCCTGCTCGGCAAGCGCGATGCAGCCGGCCAGCCGCTGGTGTCGGCGCTGGGCGAACTGCGGCCGTCGCGGCTGATCGCGCTGGTGGCCGCTTGGGTGGCGGCGCGGTTTCCGGCGCTGGACCGGCGGCACCTGGTCGTCGATTTCACGCTGCCAGCGCTGCTGCACAACGACGCGGACGGCGTGCGGCGGGCGCCGTATTTCTGCGCCGGCTGTCCGCACAACACGTCCACCAAGGTGCCCGACGGCTCGCGCGCCCAGGCGGGTATCGGCTGCCACTTCATGGCGACGTGGATGAACCGCGAGACCGAGGGCCTGATCCAGATGGGCGGCGAGGGCGTGGACTGGGTCTCGCACGCGATGTTCACCCGCGAGCCGCACGTCTTCCAGAACCTCGGCGACGGCACCTACTACCACTCCGGCTACCTCGCGATCCGGCAGGCGGTGGCGGCCAAAGCAACGCTGACCTACAAGATCCTGTTCAACGACGCGGTGGCGATGACCGGCGGCCAGCCGGTGGACGGCGTCACCAGCGTGGACCGCATCGCGCGGCAGGTCGAGGCCGAGGGCGTGCGGCAAGTCGTGGTGCTCAGCGACGACATCACCAAGTACGACGGCCAGCACGCCCAGTTCCCGCCCGGCACCACCTTCCACGACCGCAGCGAACTCGACGCCGTGCAGCGCCGCCTGCGCGAAGTGCCCGGCGTCACGGTGCTGATCTACGAGCAGACCTGCGCGGCGGAAAAGCGGCGGCGGCGCAAGAAGAAGGAACTGGTCGATCCGCCGAAGCGCTTGTTCATCCACCAGGCGGTGTGCGAGGGCTGCGGCGACTGCACGGTGCAATCGAACTGCGTGGCCGTGCTGCCCGAGGAGACGCCGTTCGGCCGCAAGCGGCGCATCGACCAGTCGAGCTGCAACAAGGACTATGCGTGCGCCAAGGGCTTCTGCCCGAGCTTTGTCGGCGTGGTCGGCGGGCGGCTGAAAAAACACGTCGGCGCGCTGGTCGGCGCCGCGGGTGCGGACAGCCCGTTCCGCCGCCGCATCGACGCGCTGCCGCTGCCCGCCGCGCATGTCTGGGCGGCGCCCTACGACCTGCTCGTCACCGGCGTCGGCGGCACGGGCGTGGTCACGGTCGGCGCGCTGATCGCGATGGCCGCGCACCTCGAAGGCAAGGCCGCCAGCGTGCTCGACTTCATGGGCTTCGCGCAGAAGGGCGGCGCGGTGCTGAGCTTCGTGCGGCTCGCCGACCGGCCCGAGCGGCTGCACCAGGTGCGCATCGATGCGCAGCAGGCAGACGCGCTGCTGGCCTGTGACCTCGTGGTGGGCGCATCCGCCGACGCGCTGCAGACCGTGCGCCACGGCCGCACCCGCGTGCTGGCGAATACGCACGAGACGCCGGTGGCCGAGTCGCTGCGCAACCCGGACGCGAGCCTGCAGGCGCCGCTGCTGCTGCAGAAGATCGAGCACGCCGCCGGCGCCGGGCAGGTGCGCACGCTCGATGCGCAGCGGCTGGCGGAGGACTTCCTCGGCGACGCGATCGTGTCGAACATCGTGGCGCTCGGCTTCGCGTGGCAGGCGGGGCTGGTGCCGGTCAGCCTGGCGGCGATGCAGCGGGCGATCGAGTTGAACGGGGTGGCGGTGGAGAACAACCAGAACGCCTTCGCGCTCGGGCGGCTGGCGGCGGCGGACCCGGCGGCGTGCCGGGCGCTGCTGGGCGGTTTGGGTGGGCTGGCCGGGGATGCCTCCGCGGAACAGACGCCCGCAGTCGAGCCGCTGGACGCGCTGATCGCCCGCGGCGTGGCGCACCTGACGGGTTATCAAAACGCCGTGTGGGCGCAGCGGTGGCGGGCGCTGGTGGACGAGGTGCGTACCGCCGAATCCGCCGCGTTCACCCCCCCCTCCCGTCATTCCCGCGAAAGCGGGAACCCACGCACAGCTTCGACGGTGTCTGACAGCGTGGGTGCTCGCCTTCGCGAGCATGACGGTGCGGATGCGAGTGCGAGTGCGAGTGCGAGTGCGAGTGCTGCGCTACCGCTGACCCGCGCCGTCGCCACGCAGTTCCTGCGGCTGATGGCCTACAAGGACGAGTACGAAGTCGCCCGGCTCTACACCGACCCCGCCTTCCGCCGCAGCCTCGACGCCCAGTTCGAAGGCGACTTCCAGCTCGAATTCCACATGGCCCCGCCGCTGCTTGCCCGCCCGAAGGACGGCCAGCCGCCGCGCAAGCTGCGGCTCGGCGCGTGGCTGCTGCCGGCGATGCGCTGGCTCGCCAAGGGCAAGGCGCTGCGCGGCACCGTGTTCGACCCGTTCGGCCGCACCGACGAACGCCGCACCGAGCGCGAACTGATCGGCCGCTACGAGGCCCGCGTGCGCGAGCTGCTCGCCGCGCTGGCGGTGGACGCCTCCCCCCGGCGGCGCGCGCTGGCTGTGCAGATTGCCAGCGTGCCGCACACGGTGCGCGGCTTCGGCCACGTGAAGCTCGCCAACCTCGCGCTGGCGCAGGTCCGGGAAGCGGAGCTGCTGCACCGCTTCGATCCGGCGGCTTATCCACCGCCGGCGGGGGCAGGCGTGCCGGTGGCCGGACAGTTCAAGGGGATCCGGGTCGAGACGCTCTGA
- a CDS encoding M20 aminoacylase family protein produces MPSPMPMTAHPMLTALQAQADAFIALRRDLHRHPELGLSEHRTAQIVAERLEAWGYTVHRGLATTGVVGQLTRGSGPRRLGLRADMDALPIQETSGKPWASAHDGVMHACGHDGHTAMLLAAAHHLAHHVDFSGTLNLVFQPAEEYPGGAKLMIEQGLFARFPCDAVFAMHNMPGIPQGRLVLRDGAALASSDDVTITLHATGGHGAAPQLATDPVVAAASLVMALQTVVSRNVDPQQMAVVTVGALHAGRASNVIPDRATLELSVRSLDPGVRDLLERRIRALAVAQAESFGVRAEVDYKRDYPVLVNTLAETDFARRVALELLGPDHVTLNGPALNGSEDFAVMLEHCPGSYLLIGNGDGAGGCMVHHPGYDFHDDNIGVGAAYWALLAERFLVDAAPGL; encoded by the coding sequence ATGCCTTCGCCCATGCCGATGACCGCGCACCCCATGCTCACCGCACTGCAGGCGCAGGCCGACGCGTTCATCGCGCTGCGCCGCGACCTGCACCGCCACCCCGAACTCGGCCTGTCCGAACACCGCACCGCGCAGATCGTCGCCGAGCGGCTGGAAGCCTGGGGCTACACCGTGCACCGCGGGCTGGCGACCACCGGCGTCGTCGGCCAGCTGACGCGCGGCAGCGGCCCGCGCCGGCTCGGCCTGCGTGCCGACATGGACGCGCTGCCGATCCAGGAAACCAGCGGCAAGCCGTGGGCCAGCGCGCACGACGGCGTCATGCACGCCTGCGGCCACGATGGCCACACGGCGATGCTGCTCGCCGCGGCGCACCACCTCGCGCACCACGTCGACTTCTCCGGCACGCTGAACCTGGTCTTCCAGCCCGCCGAGGAATACCCCGGCGGCGCAAAGCTGATGATCGAGCAGGGCCTGTTCGCGCGTTTCCCCTGCGACGCCGTCTTCGCGATGCACAACATGCCCGGCATCCCGCAGGGCCGGCTCGTGCTGCGCGACGGCGCGGCGCTGGCCTCCAGCGACGACGTGACGATCACGCTGCACGCCACGGGCGGCCACGGCGCGGCGCCGCAGCTCGCCACCGACCCGGTCGTCGCCGCGGCCAGTCTGGTGATGGCGCTGCAGACCGTCGTCTCGCGCAACGTCGATCCGCAGCAGATGGCGGTGGTCACCGTCGGTGCGCTGCACGCCGGCCGCGCCAGCAACGTGATCCCGGACCGGGCGACGCTGGAGCTGAGCGTGCGCTCGCTCGACCCCGGCGTGCGCGACCTGCTGGAGCGGCGCATCCGCGCGCTGGCAGTGGCGCAGGCGGAAAGCTTCGGCGTGCGCGCCGAGGTGGACTACAAGCGCGACTACCCGGTGCTGGTCAACACCCTGGCCGAAACCGACTTCGCCCGCCGCGTGGCGCTGGAGCTGCTCGGCCCGGACCACGTCACGCTGAACGGCCCCGCGCTCAACGGCAGCGAGGACTTCGCCGTGATGCTGGAACACTGCCCCGGCAGCTACCTGCTGATCGGCAATGGCGACGGGGCGGGCGGCTGCATGGTCCACCACCCCGGCTACGATTTCCATGACGACAACATCGGGGTCGGCGCGGCGTACTGGGCACTGCTGGCAGAGCGGTTTCTGGTCGACGCCGCCCCCGGCCTTTGA